caactgatgctgcggattacgaggatgggggcggaatgtaaaaatgtaaattaatttgtgtgcaaataaattacaagtgatattttcatatttgagccgtaagccctgacagctagtgttcctttttttttattgtaaaataataatttattgttattttccatatattaaattaaattaattaaaaatattgttatgctcacaaccaatcttggaaatatttgatcgaagatgtaaagaaattatatttcttattatattacatattcatttagttgtaaattcaccgctcatctcttagagtaagggaacacttattcatttgcattcattacaaattcaagtggaaatattagatttcattcattttaaaaaatcaatcgtatttgcgagatctcccctgatgagttcatgggggagcttttccatttgaacctgaaggagttcagccctggttgtccggagaaggacgtcaggatggtcagccgtctttggaaggtcagtcctgatggggtgacgaatgttgtccttgagggcacggacatgctaatgtccgccctcttggaggcaggtcgttgctacgtcaagtggttttccttccgggtacggccggaccagttgacgcccggctgtttccgctgcatgggctttgaacatagggtggcggaatgcaggccaagaaggatgtctgccgaaggtgcgggcaggaagggcacaggagtgcaggttatggcaatgccccgcattgtcccaactaaaccgtcaggaggcttatgccgtaatgtgtgagttgggggcgcgtatgttggaggggggctgcggcattgctttgctccaggaaccatgctccaccaatggggtggtgagaggtcttcctgggggctttagggtctttactgacctttgagtcaatgccgcagtagctgtgtgtgagccaagctactcttatgtagtagttgactcatggtgaggagtattcatatgggctagagacaaaaaaaaaaaagctaaatcaagttacgaaaatggacgcacaacgatatgcaccaccccgttattctctccatcgtgggtagcagcaatagggttatgattttaatttgtttctattcatttggtctctaaattgtcaaatgttgcttacgttttatccaattcgcgtgaagggtcaatctttgtttatagatttagagattctaggggcaaaaagcaaaaataaaattcattgcactactgctgctacctgtttaatgtgccttgagctacatagaattttttcaatcacgtagtaaccgtagagatgtaattttgattttttcaatcattacaaattcaagttgaaatctttaatttcattctttttaaaaaaaaataatttcattcttgccaaaaaaaaaataattagtatagttgtaaattctattaaatataaattaaggcggTCAGTCGCGAAATACTTgtattgatttcacataaaatacccaatgattgagattgaaaaaaagcatcgacccgctcagcgagtaaagcgaattgtgtgtcgaaaacaacactttacaaaacgaaagctggaaAACGCCAACGTCCCAGTCCCAACGGAGTGCTCCatcgtaatccatatttgaatttcttacgtgaatttcgccttcgcaatggtcatctccctgcggtggaaattattcgacgcggcgccaaggagtggaagaatatgcctaaagagggataacttggcgaagaatgccaagttttctgaggtggcgctcgatgtgagcgtaagacggaagctccaccaatggcttatggaactcctgcaccaaaaatagcagaaacagttttaaggcgtggggggtcatttttcccaaaatcactttcccaacaaaattttttcccaaattttttttccccaaaaaataattttcccaatattttttttcccaaaaatattttttcccgctttattgttttttcccgaatgcatgttttcccaaaataacttttttccaatagatagctttcccgaacaaatactactgaaattaatttttattattctactatttgacatttttcgacgattccgacaatatgagtgtatataataatcaaaaatcttatacttaagtaatcgaaaaagattcgaaaaagtttttcaatatacatttttcaattcggataaaaagacaaggtaacgaatgtatccaacttcactcatataaacaagttttttcacgtcattcttttcgtgtcaaaatttcatgagctaaaatttgctgcctaaagtcaaaatttctaattatggcggaattaattgaatgcaaaaaatcatttcttttgcaCATTAACGGATATTTGTACTACAAACACTCAGGTAGAATAGAAGAAACTGCGTATTGGAATTGCCGAAGAAAACCTGAGTGTAATGCTAGAGTGACAACATACGGAGGACCACACAATATCAGAGTTCTGAAGGGACTTGATGAATCGAAACACATCCTTCATGCACCAAACCCCGAAGAAGTCGAAGCGTTAAGAGTCATGAATAGGATCAAACGTAAAGCTACAGAAAATCTTGAAGCTCCTCCAGCTCAAATATTACGAACTGAATTGCGAAACGTTTCAccaggtaaaaacaaaaaaacgaaattgcatTCGATTCATAATTACAAAATATGATAACTCTCTCTTTTAGCGGTATTAGCGGAAATGCCAAACAGAATTAATTCCCGAAAAAGTCTTAGTCGTGAAAGATTAAAAGATTTTCCCTCGAACCTGCGAACGCTGAGAGAATTGCAGGATATTCCAGGCTTTTATCAAAATTCATTGAATGGAGATAAATTTCTAATTTACGACTCCTATGAAAATGACGAAGACTCAGAATTTGGGAGAATACTCGTGTTCGCGACGCCTGAAAATTTAAGGCAATTATTCAGGAGCATATTGTGGTTTGCCGACGGAACATTTAAAACTGCGCCAAGtatatttttccaagttttcgCAATTCTCGGAGCAGTTACACAACCGGATTCAAGAGGAAAACCACAAACTATTGGTTTACCTTTTGTCTACGCATTATTAGAAAACAAAGAGCAGAAAGTATACGAAAAAGTATTCTCGGTTGTTTTGCAAGAGGCAGAACGTCTAGGTATCGATATTTCTCTTCCGATTAAAGTGATGACAGATTTTGAGTTGGCTATCATCAATGCTGTAAAAATCGTAATGGGCGAAGACAAGGCACGCTGCTGTTTTTTCCACCTCTGTCAAAACATGTACCGCCATATCCAAAGTGAAGGACTTCAGAAAATGTATTGCGATCCTGAAGATCGATCGGTCAAAGTAGCCACTCATATGATATGTGCCCTTGCTTTCGTCCGAGAATTCGAAaccttaaaaaatgaaataccggAGGAAATGCGAccaatttcaaaatactttGACGCTACGTACGTCCGAGGAAAACCTGCAAAAGGTGCATCCTCGCTATGCTCCAGATTTGTGGTGTCAATATGATGCAGTCATTCAACAAACTGCGAGAACGAATAATATATCCGAAGGATGGCACAACAGGCTTCAAGTTGTTATAGGGAAAGATCACCCCAGcttctacatttttctttccgAGTTGCAGAAAGAGCAATCGGACACAGAAATAATGATGCGACAATTGCAATCAGGACAGcaagttaagaaaaataaatattccaagAGGTTGAAACATGAACAGAGAATATTTAACATTGTTTCGAAATATCACGAATATGTTGATAACAATGATATTGTCACATACTTGAAAACTCTAGGATACTATATTCGCATGTGattgtatacatacaaattcataaataaactgaaatcttgtttcaaataataaaaaatgtactcggccattcattgcaaatgtatatgcgatattttacagacgaacgatattttgggaaaaatattttatgggaaaatttattgggaaatttttagtttgggaaaaatggcattgggaaaattatttttttggaaaaaaatattttggaaaaaatattttatgggaaatttttagtttgggaaaaatggcattgggaaaataattttttgggaaaaaaaaatttgggaaaaaatttttttgggaaagtgattttgggaaaattgtaccccaaccgttttaaggtcttataattttaatctgaaaacagaaaacaaaacaattgaaattgatggatataaaattgataacccagtttgggaaaataatggatcctttccatttggaatagtaagttctaattggcatccaggggaattacaccgaatggcttatacatttttggtagaaaattttatagcaattaaagatctggcttgcaatgtaatagaaatggcaatgtataccaactcggatatattgacaaaaggaagacaaacttgggatcctataaatgaaagaagtgttccaagttcgcaagcttattccaattattgtgaattcttagttgagaagggcttcccaaa
Above is a genomic segment from Anastrepha ludens isolate Willacy chromosome Y, idAnaLude1.1, whole genome shotgun sequence containing:
- the LOC128870570 gene encoding uncharacterized protein LOC128870570; protein product: MAELIECKKSFLLHINGYLYYKHSGRIEETAYWNCRRKPECNARVTTYGGPHNIRVLKGLDESKHILHAPNPEEVEALRVMNRIKRKATENLEAPPAQILRTELRNVSPAVLAEMPNRINSRKSLSRERLKDFPSNLRTLRELQDIPGFYQNSLNGDKFLIYDSYENDEDSEFGRILVFATPENLRQLFRSILWFADGTFKTAPSIFFQVFAILGAVTQPDSRGKPQTIGLPFVYALLENKEQKVYEKVFSVVLQEAERLGIDISLPIKVMTDFELAIINAVKIVMGEDKARCCFFHLCQNMYRHIQSEGLQKMYCDPEDRSVKVATHMICALAFVREFETLKNEIPEEMRPISKYFDATYVRGKPAKGASSLCSRFVVSI